From Denitrovibrio acetiphilus DSM 12809, the proteins below share one genomic window:
- a CDS encoding FmdB family zinc ribbon protein, with protein sequence MPIYEYKCKKCDNQFSKLVFNMDTKIECPICKSENCEKLISRVSASSGSSVKNDFSGGCASGFS encoded by the coding sequence CAAGTGTAAAAAGTGTGATAATCAGTTTTCTAAACTTGTTTTCAATATGGATACTAAAATAGAGTGCCCCATATGCAAAAGTGAAAATTGTGAAAAATTAATATCCAGGGTCTCAGCTTCATCAGGCAGTTCCGTTAAGAACGATTTTTCCGGTGGGTGTGCCTCTGGGTTTAGTTGA